Sequence from the Priestia megaterium genome:
TTGAGTCCTTCAATGATATAATCAAGCACCTTCGTTCCGATGTAAAGAGAAATAACCGTATACATCGTCTTTTCTCCACCGATGACAAAATAAGCGCTTGCTACAACTAATAAATCAATTGCTAGCATCGTTTTGCTAATATTCCAGTCTAGATATTGATTAGCTAAGCGGGCAATAACTGCAGAGCCTCCGGAAGTTCCGCCACCTCTAAACACAAGTCCGAGTCCTACACCAGCTAAAATACCAGCAAAAATAGCCCCCAGTAGCGTATCGTCAAGAGGATTTCCCAGTCCTTCAGTTATATGTAGGAATAGAGACGTGAAAATAATACATATAATTGTGTAAACAATCACACGTTTATGAAGCAATTTGTATCCGATCAGTACCAGCAAACCGTTTAATATAAAGTTTGTGATACCGGGAGACCAGCCTAATACATAATAGGTAATCATTGTTACACCGGTTACACCGCCTTCTGCTAATTCATTTGGAATAGCAAAGTAATTAATGGCCAGTGCGAAAATGAGGCTTCCTAGAATAATGAGGATAATTTCTTTTATTTTATTAATCATGAACGTTACCTCCAATCATCAAAAACTCCGAAAACACAGTCATGACAATGTATTATACCAACTCTAGAGACCGAATTAAAGATGGGATATTATTATTTTTTAAAAAATCAGTTTCTGCTATCAACATAAAATCTTTTGACAGTTTTTATGGAGTATGAAAAAATGAATTGTTTGCTTTTATTTTGATTAAAAAGTTTTGCAATGAGAATGTTCGTTCGGTAAAATAGAAGCAAGAGTCAAGGGGGAGAATGAACGTGTATCAAGATGAATTAAAACAGTATGCGAAGTTAGTAATGCCCGAGCATTTAGAGAAAATGAAGAAAATGTACAGTCCCGAAGCGCATAAGCAGTCTTTAGGATTGAAAAAAGAAAAGATTGAGCATATTGAAAATGTCATTATGAACAGTTACTCGGAGCATCATCCAGTAACGCTTCACGTCTATGAAGCAGGACATATTCAAAGATATGAACGAGTGACGATTGATAAAGTCTCACTGCAGTCGAATACGCTGATGGTGACAGGCCCTTGTTATACATATTCGATTCGAGCGGATGCAGTAATTGAAGCAAATGTATGGAAAGATGAAAGCTACTCTAGCTAAGAGTAGCTTTTTTGTTCGTTTTGTATCTTTTTTTTAACGCTTGCATACAATACATAAAAGTATATTCTGCGAGTAGTAACTTTTAGCTACTAGGAAATTTTGATTAAAGAAGGGATATTGTATGCAAAATGAAAAAACTCAAGTAAGAGAAATTGAATTAACGCAGTTCATTAAAAAAAGGCTCGTTCGTTTTATCTCAAGTTTAGCTATTTCTTCTGCCCTTGCTTCCATATTATATATGCTTCTGTTTTTATTTAAATGATGGGTCACTTCGAGTTGTCCAAAAAGGTGGACAACTTTTTTGATGTATAGGCTCTCATTAAAACAGGACAAGCTAAACGTAATTCAGTCAGAAAAAATTCAATCGGTCAAGAAATAGTCAAAAACAGTCATAGCTAATTGAGTGAAAGAAAACCTTTACATATAATGAGAAAAGTAGACAAATTCTTGAATTACCAGCTTATTTCCTTTTATATGAACTATTATTAAACCAAATGCAAATCTAATTGTTCGTTCAAAAAACTTTATTTTGTAATTAAAAAAATGAATGTTTTTGATTTTTTATGATTGATTTTGAATGTAAACCGTGATAAAGTAAGTACATGAAATAAATGAAAACGCTTTTTTGAAAAAGGAGCTAGAACATGTTAACGCCGGAGAGACATCAACTAATCTTAAAACTTTTAAAAGAGAAAGAACTTGTAAAAGTGCAAGAGTTTATCGAAGTTACAGGCGCTTCGGAATCCACCATTAGAAGAGACTTAAGTCAACTAGAAGAAGAGCAAATGCTCAAACGTGTTCACGGTGGCGCTTCGCTTATTCGCAGTAAACGAATCGAACTGAGCGTTATCGAAAAATCTGCTAAAAATGTTCAAGATAAACGAAACATTGCAGAGTATGCGGCTTCCATTATAAATGAAGGTGACTGTATTTTTTTAGATGCAGGAACTACAACGTATGAAATGATTCCTTTTTTAAAGCAAAAAGATGTAGTTGTCGTGACAAATGGTTTAATGCATTTAAACCCGATGCTAGAACAAGGTATCACCCTCTATTTAATTGGGGGATCTGTTAAACATAAAACGGGCGCTTTAATTGGCAATGGAGCTCTTTTAAGTCTTGAGCAATATCGTTTTGATAAGTGCTTTATGGGAGCGAATGGGATTCATCATCAATATGGATATACAACTCCTGATCCAGAAGAAGCGTTGATCAAGCAAACGGCAATGAAGCTGTCTAGAGAATCTTATATTTTATCAGATTCCACTAAGTTTTTTGAAACAAGTTTTGCGAAAATAGCCGATTTACATGAAGCAAAAATTATAACAAATGACGTACCTAGCGATGTACTTATACAGTATGCAAACAAAACAGACATAAAGGTTGTGAAATCATGATTTATACATGTACGTTGAACCCATCCGTTGATTACGTAGTACATGTTTCAGCATTCGAAGAAGGCGGGCTTAACCGCACAACGAATGAAGCCAAGTTTCCAGGAGGAAAAGGCATTAACGTCTCTCGCGTTTTAAAGCGATTAGGTGTTGATAATAAAGCTCTCGGTTTTGTAGCGGGCTTTACAGGAACCTATATCGAAGACTACTTAAAAGCGGAGAATATTGAAACTGCTTTTACAAGAGTTGATGGAGATACCCGTATTAACGTAAAGTTAAAAACAGAAAAAGAAACAGAAATTAACGGTCAAGGACCTGCTATTACAGACGAAGCGCTTCAGTCTTTATTGACTCAAGTAAAGCAAATGACTGAAGGCGATATCTTCGTATTAGCGGGGAGTATACCGAAAACGCTTCCAAGTTCTGTGTATGAAACGTTAACTGAACTAGCAGCAGCGAACGGAGTAAAAGTTGTAGTAGATGCAAGTGGAAAAACCTTGCTAGACGTCGTGTCTCACAAGCCGTTTTTTATCAAACCGAATCATCATGAACTTGCAGAATTGTTTGATGTAGAAGTAAACAGTGCAGAAGATGCGCTAGTATATGGTAAGAAGCTCGTGGAACAAGGAGCGCAAAACGTCGTTGTATCCATGGCAGGCGATGGAGCACTTCTTATTAACGAAAGCGGTGTCTACAGTGCCACAGTCCCTAAAGGAACAGTGAAAAATTCTGTTGGAGCTGGAGATTCACTTGTAGCTGGATTTATTGCTTCTTATGTAAAACAAGGAGATTTATTAGAAGCCTTTCAAACAGGAGTTGCTTCAGGAAGTGCCACAGCATTCTCACTTGAATTATGTACAGCAGAAGATGTAAAGACGCTTCGTGAACAAGTGTCAATCACAAAGGTAGAGTAGGGGGAACCGAGAATGAGAATTACAGAACTATTAAAAAAAGATACAATCATTCTTGATTTAAAGAGCACATCAAAAGCTGATGTTATTGATGAATTAGTTGGGAAATTAGACGAAGCTGGTCGCTTAAGCGACCGAGCTGGCTATAAAGAAGCAATTTTAAATCGTGAATCTCAAAGTACAACGGGAATTGGGGAAGGCATTGCTATTCCACATGCAAAAACAAGCTCGGTAAAAACACCGGCCATTGCATTTGGACGCTCAACAGAAGGTATTGATTATGAATCATTAGACGGACAGCCTGCACACTTATTCTTCATGATTGCAGCGAGTGAAGGAGCGAATAATGCTCACCTAGAAACATTATCTCGTTTGTCTACGTTATTAATGGACGAATCGTTCCG
This genomic interval carries:
- a CDS encoding YitT family protein produces the protein MINKIKEIILIILGSLIFALAINYFAIPNELAEGGVTGVTMITYYVLGWSPGITNFILNGLLVLIGYKLLHKRVIVYTIICIIFTSLFLHITEGLGNPLDDTLLGAIFAGILAGVGLGLVFRGGGTSGGSAVIARLANQYLDWNISKTMLAIDLLVVASAYFVIGGEKTMYTVISLYIGTKVLDYIIEGLNPRKAITIISHRSAEVAEQVNKKMQRGVTVFSAHGSYTKEAKDVLYVVVNKQELLELKRIIHKVDEQAFVVVHDVRDVFGVGFTIPKAS
- a CDS encoding YolD-like family protein, producing the protein MNVYQDELKQYAKLVMPEHLEKMKKMYSPEAHKQSLGLKKEKIEHIENVIMNSYSEHHPVTLHVYEAGHIQRYERVTIDKVSLQSNTLMVTGPCYTYSIRADAVIEANVWKDESYSS
- a CDS encoding DeoR/GlpR family DNA-binding transcription regulator, producing MLTPERHQLILKLLKEKELVKVQEFIEVTGASESTIRRDLSQLEEEQMLKRVHGGASLIRSKRIELSVIEKSAKNVQDKRNIAEYAASIINEGDCIFLDAGTTTYEMIPFLKQKDVVVVTNGLMHLNPMLEQGITLYLIGGSVKHKTGALIGNGALLSLEQYRFDKCFMGANGIHHQYGYTTPDPEEALIKQTAMKLSRESYILSDSTKFFETSFAKIADLHEAKIITNDVPSDVLIQYANKTDIKVVKS
- the pfkB gene encoding 1-phosphofructokinase, which translates into the protein MIYTCTLNPSVDYVVHVSAFEEGGLNRTTNEAKFPGGKGINVSRVLKRLGVDNKALGFVAGFTGTYIEDYLKAENIETAFTRVDGDTRINVKLKTEKETEINGQGPAITDEALQSLLTQVKQMTEGDIFVLAGSIPKTLPSSVYETLTELAAANGVKVVVDASGKTLLDVVSHKPFFIKPNHHELAELFDVEVNSAEDALVYGKKLVEQGAQNVVVSMAGDGALLINESGVYSATVPKGTVKNSVGAGDSLVAGFIASYVKQGDLLEAFQTGVASGSATAFSLELCTAEDVKTLREQVSITKVE